One stretch of Eupeodes corollae chromosome 2, idEupCoro1.1, whole genome shotgun sequence DNA includes these proteins:
- the LOC129947548 gene encoding diphthine methyltransferase, with translation MMEIKTLHSLDTEYSADSIEWCPNEHFLTYFVCGTYQLEGNTSESSSPPCRRKGRIYLFQFKAKTNDFVELHRVETAAILDMKWLQQENLEFPILAAANALGQIEVFTLEKNQLIRKSTFDLNTEFHNLLALSLDWDWNSSSQLVDNRKILSSDSKGDITLLQFNENRLTKLNRWSAHSFEAWICAFDKWDFNRVFTGGDDTFLHAFDIRGPNKILTNKSHIAGVTCLLSHPKQEHILLTGSYDERLRIFDTRSMKQPISDINLEGGIWRLKPDPYDRNLILAACMYKNFSIVELLDGRSDMKLVGEYNEHESICYGADWCMDTNKENNGDLYMATCSFYDHKLCLSELIENK, from the coding sequence atggAAATAAAAACTCTTCATTCATTAGACACTGAATACTCAGCTGATTCGATTGAATGGTGTCCAAATGAACATTTCTTAACGTACTTTGTTTGTGGAACATATCAGCTGGAGGGCAATACTTCGGAGTCATCTTCGCCGCCTTGTCGGCGAAAAGGACGAATTTATTTGTTCCAattcaaagcaaaaacaaatgaCTTTGTTGAATTACATCGAGTTGAAACAGCGGCTATACTCGACATGAAGTGGCTGCAACAAGAAAACTTAGAATTTCCTATTCTCGCTGCTGCAAATGCACTTGGACAGATTGAAGTTTTCAcgttagaaaaaaatcaattgatacGAAAATCTACCTTTGATCTAAATACAGAGTTTCATAATTTACTGGCATTGTCTTTGGATTGGGATTGGAACAGTTCATCGCAGCTGGTTGATAATCGAAAAATACTTTCGTCGGACTCTAAAGGCGACATCACACTATTACAATTTAACGAAAATagattaacaaaactaaatagaTGGTCAGCACACAGTTTTGAAGCGTGGATATGTGCTTTCGACAAATGGGACTTTAATCGTGTGTTCACAGGTGGCGACGACACATTTTTACATGCTTTCGACATCCGGGGgccgaacaaaattttaacaaacaagTCGCATATTGCTGGTGTAACGTGTTTATTGAGTCATCCAAAACAGGAACATATACTTTTAACCGGAAGCTATGATGAACGTTTGAGAATCTTTGACACACGGTCAATGAAGCAACCAATTTCCGATATTAACCTTGAAGGGGGTATCTGGAGATTGAAGCCTGATCCGTACGACAGAAATCTGATTTTGGCGGCttgtatgtataaaaatttCAGTATTGTTGAATTACTAGATGGAAGGAGCGATATGAAATTGGTCGGCGAGTATAACGAGCACGAAAGTATATGCTATGGAGCTGATTGGTGCATGGACACTAACAAAGAAAACAATGGTGATCTTTATATGGCAACTTGCTCGTTTTATGATCATAAGTTATGCTTATCGGAATTAATcgagaataaataa